One window of the Eucalyptus grandis isolate ANBG69807.140 chromosome 6, ASM1654582v1, whole genome shotgun sequence genome contains the following:
- the LOC120294831 gene encoding peptidyl-prolyl cis-trans isomerase FKBP18, chloroplastic-like — protein sequence RSICKPRAAQRPWLPSGASANRPPSTVVFSAQQPPRTGRRTSRSSSPLRPAVLISSLPLPLALALTSLPRYSEARERRNRKAIPLEEYSTTPNGVKYYDIIEGKGPVATKGSTVQVHFDCIYRGITAVSSRESKLLAGNRIIAQPYEFKVGSPPGKERKRGSVDNPNGLFSAQAAPKPPPAMYPITEGMKVGGKRTVIVPPEAGYGQKGMAEIPPGATFELNIELLQVEQPEGNQT from the exons CGCAGCATCTGCAAACCGCGAGCAGCCCAACGGCCATGGCTTCCGTCCGGAGCTTCCGCAAACCGACCACCCTCGACGGTCGTCTTCTCCGCCCAGCAGCCGCCTCGAACCGGCCGCCGGACGTCGCGAAGCAGCTCGCCCCTCCGGCCCGCGGTCTTGATCTCTTCGCTGCCGCTGCCGCTCGCGCTCGCGCTCACTTCGCTGCCGCGGTATTCGGAGGCCAGGGAGAGGCGCAACCGGAAGGCCATCCCTCTCGAGGAATACTCCACGACCC CTAATGGAGTGAAATACTATGATATCATTGAGGGAAAGGGTCCAGTAGCTACAAAAGGATCGACAGTCCAG GTGCATTTTGACTGTATTTATCGTGGTATTACTGCTGTATCAAGTCGAGAATCTAAGCTTTTAGCTGGAAATCGCATCATTGCTCAG CCATATGAATTCAAGGTAGGATCTCCTCCAGGAAAGGAACGCAAGCGTGGATCTGTAGATAATCCAAATGGATTATTTTCAGCACAGGCAGCTCCCAAGCCGCCACCTGCTATGTACCCGATAACAGAAGGGATGAAAGTGGGTGGAAAG AGAACAGTGATCGTTCCTCCAGAGGCTGGCTACGGTCAGAAGGGAATGGCTGAGATACCG ccAGGAGCCACCTTTGAACTGAATATCGAGCTTCTGCAAGTAGAACAGCctgaaggaaaccagacttaG
- the LOC120294829 gene encoding probable LRR receptor-like serine/threonine-protein kinase At3g47570, whose protein sequence is MNLNKLSGVIPSNLGNLQNLSKLHLADNNLGGTIPSYLGNLSKLIWLFLGGNNFHGQIPSRLSNCQSLNWLDLSNNNLNGVIPSQLMSLSSLTILLNLSQNHLTGVLPPKVGNLRTLTALDILNNLLVGEIPSSLGGCTSLTSLRMGGNFFHGSIPQSIRSLGGIEELDLSCNNLSGQIPEFLTAFRSLKLLNLSYNKFVGVLPHEGVFRNATGTSIIGNNKLCGGLSEFHLPNCISKSFKSRKINLVILSTSVILGVFGIALILASIYLCWLKKTVMEPVSSSRDDSCPNVSYGTLLKATDGFSSTNLIGARSFGSIYRGVLEVSGTIVAVKVLHLVCHGALKSFNVECEALKNIRHRNLLKILTVCSGSDYQGNDFKALIYEFMDNGSLERWLHPSATSSHHNGVPRKLNFIQRINIAIGVASALDYLHHRCHIPIIHCDLKPSNILLDSEMVAHVGDFGLAKFLIGSSFDTATNQMSSVGFRGTIGYAPPEYAMGCEVLREGDIYSYGILLLEMFIGLSLTNDTFRDNMTLHGFVAKALPERVLEIMDITLLQERESHLGPYNPQHDIFQECLVMIYNIGVTCSNEVLGRRMSISGVTNQLHRIREKLLASGLRGQID, encoded by the exons ATGAATCTCAATAAGCTTTCAGGTGTTATCccctcaaatttgggaaatCTACAAAATCTATCAAAACTGCACTTAGCTGATAACAACCTAGGAGGGACTATTCCATCTTATTTAGGAAATCTAAGCAAGTTGATTTGGCTATTCCTAGGTGGGAACAACTTTCATGGGCAAATTCCTTCGCGTCTATCAAACTGCCAATCTCTTAATTGGCTCGATCTGTCTAATAACAATCTCAATGGTGTTATACCCTCGCAACTTATGAGTCTTTCATCATTAACAATCCTTTTGAACTTATCTCAAAACCATTTGACTGGGGTTCTACCCCCAAAAGTTGGCAACTTGAGAACTTTGACTGCGTTAGATATCTTGAACAATTTATTGGTAGGTGAAATCCCAAGTAGTTTAGGTGGTTGCACTTCATTGACATCACTGAGGATGGGAGGCAACTTCTTCCACGGGTCTATTCCTCAATCAATCAGATCCTTAGGAggcattgaagaactagatCTTTCATGCAACAATTTGTCGGGTCAAATTCCAGAATTCTTAACAGCATTTCGTTCCTTGAAACTTTTAAATTTATCCTACAATAAGTTTGTAGGTGTGCTGCCACATGAAGGAGTCTTTAGGAATGCTACTGGTACTTCTATTATTGGGAACAATAAGCTTTGTGGTGGGCTATCGGAATTTCATCTCcccaattgcatctccaaaagctTCAAGAGTAGAAAGATCAATTTAGTGATATTGTCCACTTCTGTTATTCTCGGAGTTTTTGGAATAGCTCTTATTCTAGCTTCCATATATCTTTGTTGGTTGAAGAAGACGGTGATGGAACCAGTTTCAAGTTCAAGGGATGATTCATGTCCAAATGTATCTTATGGAACACTCCTAAAAGCAACCGAtggtttttcttcaacaaatttgATTGGTGCTAGAAGCTTTGGTTCTATTTATAGGGGTGTACTTGAGGTCAGTGGAACTATTGTTGCCGTGAAGGTGCTTCATCTAGTCTGTCATGGTGCTTTGAAGAGCTTCAATGTCGAGTGCGAGGCATTAAAGAACATCAGACATcgaaatcttttgaagatatTAACAGTTTGCTCTGGCAGTGattatcaaggaaatgattttaAGGCCTTAATCTATGAATTCATGGACAATGGTAGCCTAGAACGGTGGCTTCACCCAAGTGCAACATCATCTCATCACAATGGAGTTCCAAGAAAGTTGAATTTCATTCAAAGGATAAATATTGCCATTGGTGTTGCTTCTGCACTGGATTATCTTCATCATCGGTGCCACATCCCCATCAttcattgtgatctaaagccaAGCAATATCCTCTTAGATTCTGAGATGGTTGCACATGTTGGTGACTTTGGATTGGCGAAATTCCTTATTGGATCATCTTTTGACACTGCAACTAATCAGATGAGTTCTGTGGGCTTTAGAGGGACAATCGGTTATGCTCCAccag AATATGCAATGGGGTGTGAGGTTTTAAGAGAAGGTGACATCTATAGTTACGGCATTCTTTTACTAGAAATGTTCATAGGATTAAGTCTCACCAATGACACCTTTAGAGACAATATGACTCTTCATGGTTTTGTCGCAAAAGCTTTGCCTGAACGAGTGCTCGAAATCATGGATATCACTTTgcttcaagaaagagagagccatCTAGGTCCCTATAATCCTCAGCATGACATATTTCAAGAGTGTTTGGTTATGATCTATAATATTGGAGTAACTTGTTCGAACGAAGTGCTTGGAAGACGAATGAGTATTAGCGGAGTTACAAATCAGTTGCATCGGATTAGGGAGAAACTCCTTGCTTCGGGCTTACGTGGACAG ATCGACTAG